Part of the Henckelia pumila isolate YLH828 chromosome 2, ASM3356847v2, whole genome shotgun sequence genome is shown below.
AATGGTAAATCATGTATGTTCATTAAGAAATATTTGTCGATACTTCCATCTCAAGCAAGATgcccttaaaattaattaagctttaatatatattcaattgAAAAAGATAGaaacattttattataattttttttttaaaatcaaaatcaaggaaaATAGTCAATTTAATCCTCAAAGTTGtcatgttttgttttgttttttgttgtttttttttttgctctaaCTTGTCAAAGTTACATTTTATCGGAGTGCTGACGTGGAATCTGAAAATTATTGACGtgacattaaaaaaataatgatatgtCTGGAGCCACATCAGCATTCCGGCGACATATATAGGactaaaaattaacaaaatacaAAGTTACGTACAAAACTTGAGCACGATTTTGATAAgttaagacaaaaaaaaatgacAACTTGGACTATATTGAATATTTCTCTTTAAAATTACATCTGCACAAAAATTgactttattaaaattatttcttATATCAAAACTTCACGTTGTTAAATTCATGCATCAAATAGTAAGATTTATTAGTACAACATATGGACTACTGTTTATGTGCATAATTAGGACAATCTTCACAAGTAATATGGATGTGGCCAAGTGTGTGCATCGATTAATTAAGTCTTGCATGACCAATTCACGGTGGTTGACATTTACACTATATATTATAAGTGAGTATTAATATATATGTAGATTGATGTGTGCAAAGACATTATATCTTATAATGTCATAattatgcaaaaaaaaaaaaaaaattatttgcaaTATGGTTGGAAAAGAAAGTGAATTAATTCTAGACAAAAACTTGAAACATATACGAACCTTGGTAATGTTAGGGACCAAAGATCGCAATGCATAGAGCTTCTCCTTCATCCGACCTCTCCTTTTCCGCTCCGATATCAGAGTTCGGGACCGATCAACTTTATTACCTTTCTTCTTCGCAGCCGCCACGCCAGTGGCGGTGGTGCCCGACGATTCCTCCCCGTCCATGATCTCCTCCGCCTCAGCTTCCGCCTCCTCAAAAATTTTATTCGatgcattattattattattattattactattactattattatcgATATGATTCATCGGaatatcaaaatcaaacaaCTCTGACGGCGGAGCCGGCGAAAAAATCTGGCCGTCAGCCAAAGGAGCGCAGCCCATATCGTGCTGATCGCCGCCGACGTATCCCAGAACGTTAGAGTTAATCGCGGAGCCCGCGACATTTTCGCCGCGAATGAGGTCGATAAACTGATCGAAAATGGCTTCATCCATGAAATCTATCAACCCAAAATCATTATGTTGTTGAAGCGGGAATGTTTCCGATCCATAATGATTTCTATCCATCTCTCTAGCTAATCAGGaaaatttaatctgttggacgCTGATAGTTTTTtaattgcatatatatatatatagaagtgTAGTGTGAAAAGAATCGAAAAGTGGTATATTggatgtatttatttaaattatagttTTGAAGTTGACAAAGATGTTTCTAAAGTATACAACTTGTTGTTTATTAATATTGTCATTAATGATGTATTTGACATTAGTTTGTAGTTTGTACAGTTCATTTTGCTGTTAGATTCTCCAGATGTGATCAACGCGGtacatagaaaaaaaaaaagtgttgaAGAACAATTTTGAGCTTTTCATTTACAAAATTAGAAAACTTTGTTTAGGAGAAACTCAAAAGTGTTTCCTTGATCCAATCTCAAACAATaccttaatatttttaaaatttgattttgatatattaccttttaatttttgattattttgatttgatGCTGACGCGTGAGTAATTTTTGATGACACGTCAACAATTCATTGAAATTCATTGTCATTTTTCGATACGACATTAGCaccaaaatgaaataaaattaaaacaaaataaattaataaatataaaatcaaaGTTACCGCTCTAGAAATAAAACCAACTTTTAATAGACAGTGGATCAAAAGTTCAAAACAAAAAATAGGATAAGTTAATAAAAAGAAgggtgtttttttatttattattttttaattattttttgtgttCCACATATTCTTCCAGTGGCGGCATAAAGGCAGTGGTGTATTTTTCTTACTAGTTTTTTTAGTATTTGCTAATTTTCACA
Proteins encoded:
- the LOC140884792 gene encoding transcription factor FER-LIKE IRON DEFICIENCY-INDUCED TRANSCRIPTION FACTOR, giving the protein MDRNHYGSETFPLQQHNDFGLIDFMDEAIFDQFIDLIRGENVAGSAINSNVLGYVGGDQHDMGCAPLADGQIFSPAPPSELFDFDIPMNHIDNNSNSNNNNNNNASNKIFEEAEAEAEEIMDGEESSGTTATGVAAAKKKGNKVDRSRTLISERKRRGRMKEKLYALRSLVPNITKMDKASIVGDAVLYLQDLQMQLKRLKSEVADLESSFTAQDNKYQVKTIQDSKKMDSTNFHPTVKKISKINVFQVEERGFYVKVVSNKDKGVAALLYRALEWLPSFHVQTSNLAASADNYVLTFTCHIKERELGMNLSDLKLWIAGTFLEQGFDFETSAFDSAYF